One Polypterus senegalus isolate Bchr_013 chromosome 10, ASM1683550v1, whole genome shotgun sequence DNA segment encodes these proteins:
- the ccl25b gene encoding C-C motif chemokine 25b gives MEFRALFLVLFLSFLYLSFSQGSYENCCLKYNKHVSTRTMKAGFKSYRKQETDGGCNIQAIVLTSNSGKKVICANPTAKWVKKIMAKIDKQAQEDRQKKQQ, from the exons atggagTTCCGCGCCCTCTTCCTCGTCCtctttttgtcatttctgtaCCTCAGTTTTTCTCAAG gcTCTTATGAAAATTGTTGTTTGAAATACAACAAGCATGTAAGCACGAGGACGATGAAGGCTGGGTTCAAATCTTAccgaaagcaggagacagacggTGGCTGTAATATCCAAGCCATTGT cttaACTTCCAATTCAGGAAAAAAGGTAATCTGTGCTAATCCAACGGCGAAATGGGTGAAGAAGATTATGGCAAAGATTGATAAACAAGCCCAGGAAGACCGACAGAAG aagCAGCAGTGA